The following coding sequences are from one Onychomys torridus chromosome 16, mOncTor1.1, whole genome shotgun sequence window:
- the LOC118596721 gene encoding uncharacterized protein LOC118596721: MRARNSRGRTTKPNSNKPSKCLACKGVFNRSVIEALSGPDSQLSFKPPLSRENRDERPRVSPSHTPRAPSRTRRDPTPCLAQHGGGGESAPHRKCILRPELAPRRRRRRRRRVPALGRLQATGSRIHMASGVGAAPPRPAPSPALHRAGLASSPQPRGQQRRSPRGCQERGPLCTPGRNEQVRKPRHSSEAGRAKTPTQASRAAKPLHRFIMQ, translated from the exons ATGAGAGCACGAAACAGCCGTGGGAGAACCACCAAGCCAAACTCAAACAAACCTTCGAAATGCCTGGCCTGCAAGGGAGTCTTTAACAGAAGTGTAATTGAGGCACTGAGCGG GCCGGATAGCCAACTCTCCTTTAAACCACCACTTTCCCGAGAAAATCGGGACGAGAGACCCCGAGTCTCGCCTTCCCACACCCCTAGAGCGCCTTCGCGGACACGGCGGGACCCCACGCCCTGCCTTGCGCAGCAcggcgggggaggggagagcgCCCCACACAGGAAGTGCATCCTGCGCCCCGAGCTCgcgccccgccgccgccgccgccgccgccgccgggtaCCTGCCCTGGGCCGCCTGCAGGCGACAGGCAGCCGCATCCACATGGCCTCAGGTGTTGGCGCGGCCCCTCCCCGGCCCGCTCCAAGCCCGGCCCTCCACCGCGCCGGCCTCGCCTCCAGCCCGCAGCCAAGAGGCCAGCAACGCCGGTCCCCGCGGGGCTGCCAGGAGCGCGGACCCCTCTGCACCCCAGGCCGCAACGAGCAG GTGAGGAAACCGAGGCACAGCAGTGAGGCCGGTCGAGCTAAAACACCGACCCAGGCGAGTAGGGCTGCCAAGCCCCTGCATCGCTTCATCATGCAGTAA